One window of the Flavobacteriaceae bacterium YJPT1-3 genome contains the following:
- a CDS encoding copper homeostasis protein CutC yields the protein MQVEVCANSLPSALVAQEAGADRIELCSQLNLGGVTPSAGLISECLNQLRLPVHVLIRPRAGSFVYDFKELKIMIADIQYAKKQGSAGIVSGAIQADSKIDLKATKLLIEAAYPLPFTFHRAFDEVPYPDEHLQALIELGVTRILTSGQAATAADGLVLLNQLKAKMGNQIEIMPGKGIDSGQVELFKSAGFSSIHLSATGMQQGNPAHPDGVSDLQELKKVVHLAHQPA from the coding sequence ATGCAGGTAGAGGTATGTGCCAACAGCCTACCCTCTGCGCTCGTTGCACAAGAGGCGGGAGCAGATCGCATCGAATTGTGCTCCCAGCTGAACCTGGGAGGAGTCACCCCCTCTGCAGGCCTGATTTCTGAATGTCTTAACCAATTGCGTTTACCAGTTCACGTATTGATCCGGCCCCGTGCCGGTTCCTTTGTCTATGATTTCAAAGAGCTTAAAATCATGATTGCTGACATTCAATATGCTAAAAAACAAGGCTCTGCCGGTATCGTAAGTGGCGCCATACAAGCGGATAGCAAGATCGATCTCAAGGCGACCAAACTTCTGATCGAGGCGGCGTATCCATTACCCTTTACTTTTCATCGCGCCTTTGATGAGGTGCCTTATCCGGATGAACATCTACAAGCTTTGATCGAACTTGGGGTTACCCGAATACTCACTTCCGGGCAAGCCGCTACCGCTGCCGATGGATTGGTGCTGCTCAATCAGTTGAAGGCGAAGATGGGCAATCAGATCGAGATCATGCCTGGCAAAGGCATAGATTCCGGCCAGGTCGAGTTGTTCAAGTCGGCAGGCTTTTCCAGTATTCATCTTTCGGCTACCGGAATGCAGCAAGGAAATCCTGCTCATCCTGATGGGGTTTCCGATCTTCAGGAA
- a CDS encoding isoaspartyl peptidase/L-asparaginase, with protein sequence MRNILLLLCTCLSLLSCTNQETTPAENTAETTPSSDTPNFGLVIHGGAGTILKKNMTDSLEMAYKAKLEEAIRAGHQILEAGGEAMEAVTAAINIMEDSPLFNAGKGAVFTHEETNELDASVMDGATLNAGAVSGVTRIKNPIDLAVKVMDDSPHVMLAGQGAETFAQEQGMTLVDPAYFFTQKRFDALQRIKEREQTELDHDGDSKTAFTDPFIKDAKFGTVGCAALDKNGNLAAGTSTGGMTNKRWNRIGDAPIIGAGTYANNATCAVSSTGWGEYFIRAMVAHDISALMEYKGMSLQEAAQLVIQKKVPDLGGDGGIVAIDHQGNVAMEFNTAGMYRAHMDKEGNLTIGIYEKE encoded by the coding sequence ATGCGCAACATCTTACTTCTTTTATGTACCTGTTTATCCCTGCTTAGTTGTACTAATCAAGAAACAACGCCCGCGGAGAATACCGCCGAGACCACCCCTTCATCAGACACCCCAAATTTTGGTTTGGTGATTCACGGTGGGGCCGGTACCATCTTAAAAAAGAACATGACTGATTCGCTAGAAATGGCCTACAAGGCGAAATTAGAGGAAGCCATTCGCGCCGGTCATCAAATCTTAGAAGCTGGTGGAGAGGCCATGGAAGCGGTGACTGCGGCCATTAACATCATGGAAGACTCCCCTTTGTTCAATGCCGGAAAGGGTGCTGTATTTACCCATGAAGAAACCAACGAGCTGGATGCCTCAGTCATGGATGGAGCCACCTTAAATGCCGGGGCGGTATCGGGCGTGACCCGCATTAAAAACCCCATTGACCTGGCGGTTAAAGTGATGGATGATTCTCCGCATGTGATGCTGGCCGGTCAGGGAGCAGAAACATTCGCCCAGGAACAGGGCATGACCCTGGTAGATCCCGCCTATTTCTTTACCCAAAAACGCTTTGACGCCTTGCAGCGCATCAAAGAGCGGGAACAAACAGAACTGGACCATGACGGAGACTCTAAAACGGCTTTTACTGATCCTTTCATTAAGGATGCTAAATTTGGAACCGTGGGCTGTGCTGCTCTCGATAAAAATGGAAATCTGGCTGCCGGAACCTCCACCGGCGGTATGACTAATAAGCGTTGGAATCGCATTGGTGACGCTCCCATCATTGGCGCGGGAACCTACGCTAATAATGCTACTTGTGCGGTCTCCAGCACTGGATGGGGGGAATACTTTATCCGGGCCATGGTCGCTCATGATATTTCTGCCTTGATGGAGTATAAGGGGATGAGCCTTCAAGAAGCAGCCCAATTGGTCATCCAGAAGAAAGTACCCGATCTGGGAGGTGATGGAGGCATCGTCGCTATTGATCACCAGGGTAACGTGGCCATGGAATTCAACACCGCCGGCATGTATCGGGCACATATGGACAAAGAAGGCAATCTTACCATTGGGATTTACGAAAAAGAATAG